A stretch of Pseudochaenichthys georgianus chromosome 2, fPseGeo1.2, whole genome shotgun sequence DNA encodes these proteins:
- the LOC117459460 gene encoding FERM and PDZ domain-containing protein 4-like isoform X3, with product MDMFGFSKMPKLSGQVSQSSSLEEVHLDGLPPAPRLVEMRRDPVLGFGFVAGSEKPVVVRSVTPGGPSEGRLLPGDEIILINDEPVSSAPRERVIDLVRSCKESIILTVVQPYPSPKSAFISAAKKAMLKSNPVKVRFAEEVIINGQVPNPVKDNSLLFMPNVLKVYLENGQTKSFRFDSSTSIKDVILTLQEKLSIKCIEHFSLVLEHRTEGSGSRLLLLHEQEMLTQVTQRPGCDKMKCFFRISFVPRDPVELLRRDAVAFEYLYVQSCNDVVLERFGPELKYDAALRLAALQMYILTMTTRQSQKVSLKYIQKEWGLPLFLPPAVLTSMKEKNIKKALTHILKTNQNLVPPGKKLTALQAKVHYLRYLSELRLYGGREFKSILLQGEKQTDVTLLVGPRYGISHVINTRTNLVALLADFSHVNRIEIITEDETNVRLELHVLDVRPITLIMESSDAMNLACLTAGYYRLLVDARRSIFSMPLCNSTGGDDPSQDRVLEWPYSISLGDNEEPPPSQGEVYNRNSQYSDNGQRENSIPSYFHEQQNPDRDLGTRRSPLPPPLPPATRHKPQDSPRSAKVSFIFGGDPPLNRPKNLGYESLMESPEVPEHRPPYLHNNVDFRPQDRVPFQFSGLTHVYSNIITEEGGEEPLLRDLFYRDTTDDAEDDDDDEDSTGGTPIAENCGNQGGGLGTAAGNATFLTLSGSTDDIIDLTSLPPPEGDDSVDEPEDDSLLQTLNLAIAAPPPGFRDSSDEDGAPEARPLSTRENDDIPVSLIDAVPTHEEAEGSRGGGRRLDNAVMKTLLAVEALSVSDQRPPPPPPPPPSNSHNHPGVYSSRGLSTESSSDSGNETNSSEMTEISELVASQRLNESHMRLMVATREGYQPLIEEKTDFPVSPTPVGTIQKRPRSPTRHLHPPAVPPRRSPLLDTAASSAPDTLVLRTQNNLSATLQRPSSTTPGGKHHKKSADSSGKYNTFSTREGHWGEAGGSHVHLEMDQRTSFCERGESQRRQNSFLGESSATEGVAMNSLPREQHRLPRPPSASSNRMLDAVNLGDCGADNGAAAVEQDEHLVVASLLSPTKRGSDVQNDHQPISRQQSVARLCEYHLAKRISNLQGEAHSSLQGSLCSSLDAGGSTNSSACATPTDSPVGAGAVEAKHRHSQRHPLSSSSSSLLRGLNHEDNKPGMSRGLSSQSAQGKDLHPHADPALLRKMLPNIHPPAAGAEPGRPSSATAPKHKETTGTGSKRPHNDVHAKQQACLKGLNQKEGSEAYRQLINYLTVSQMHQGGKLHSAGMGGAVKKDTRRFITSNPQLVEMVKNRSNTTARCPCMPSSISSPFLSPHVVTPNANPMQLANRNPQSYHSATLPAKLKGSLDMHAQRLNESLDLRAAAAERRSSFSGLESELERSGMDPEHFLSLYKREGCISRDGGFNTVANRDGGGTNNRPPPRSRSQPSNSNEEWFRSDPRAKHAVRQSPHSRPNDSLCFSAAPSVSGQRADLNTVSLGRGDHPSAFSRQISTGNRACITSPTPNLPPPPPPTPPPPPPLSSPLQANAISSNCTQDNMPYCVQARQNHIQAVNPQTDPFCNNLHRGRELRRSTSNVNGSSGSMEALFDKPTRSRSQQPLSPSVPQQGETKVQRRPTRKRLSKSYSQGSVSSHTCWSTGSRMDSRRASVAFPLQKHMKGSQKLDTSPWRCNGPFSYCFFKPKSEREEDEIEWESTRRSRGGSDIDNGGAAAAMSPYGAAVEQLYAGAGEQLYGEVLNNMSFSDRLARINALKDRMYGFPSGFIDVRRDASELIALVRSSVGRCDRGAQMPLQDVTQYKHLLSVESKELGRACRRMAQAHSSPEEMLLAVTCSFQVLCCLCEACMCLVRGLGASASHQQREVVAKVDEVVMNYICLLKAAEAATVGAPGEHSVKALVRHSSTMSAIANALTRSLKTLLSK from the exons CCAAGTGTCCCAGAGCAGCTCCTTGGAGGAGGTCCACCTGGATGGGCTCCCCCCCGCCCCTCGCCTGGTGGAGATGAGGCGGGACCCCGTCCTGGGCTTCGGCTTCGTGGCAGGCAGCGAGAAACCAGTGGTGGTCCGCTCTGTCACTCCGG GCGGTCCGTCAGAGGGGAGACTGCTGCCAGGCGATGAGATCATCCTGATCAACGATGAACCCGTCAGTTCTGCTCCCAGAGAACGAGTCATAGACCTCGTCAG GAGCTGCAAAGAATCCATCATTTTGACTGTTGTCCAACCTTATCCT TCCCCTAAGTCAGCGTTCATCAGTGCAGCCAAAAAAGCCATGCTCAAGTCCAATCCGGTCAAAGTGCGCTTTGCAGAGGAGGTCATTATAAACGGCCAGGTTCCA AACCCGGTGAAGGACAACTCTCTGCTGTTCATGCCAAATGTCCTGAAGGTCTACCTGGAGAACGGGCAGACCAAGTCTTTTCGCTTCGACAGCAGTACCTCTAtcaag GATGTGATTCTGACCCTGCAAGAGAAGCTGTCAATCAAATGCATCGAGCACTTCTCCCTGGTGTTGGAGCACCGGACAGAAGGCTCTGGAAGCAGACTGCTCCTGCTGCATGAGCAGGAGATGCTTACTCAG GTGACCCAGAGGCCTGGCTGTGACAAGATGAAGTGTTTCTTTAGGATCAGCTTCGTGCCCAGGGACCCCGTAGAGCTGCTGCGGAGAGACGCTGTGGCTTTTGAATACCTCTATGTACAG AGTTGTAACGATGTGGTTTTGGAGCGTTTCGGCCCGGAGCTGAAGTACGATGCCGCGCTACGATTGGCCGCTCTGCAGATGTACATCCTCACGATGACAACCAGACAGAGCCAGAAAGTCTCCCTCAAGTACATCCA AAAGGAGTGGGGTCTGCCGCTGTTCCTCCCCCCCGCCGTGCTGACCAGCATGAAGGAGAAAAACATCAAGAAGGCTCTGACACACATCCTCAAAACCAACCAGAACCTCGTGCCTCCAGGGAAAAAA CTGACCGCTTTGCAGGCCAAGGTGCATTACCTGAGGTACCTCAGTGAACTCAGACTCTACGGAGGGAGGGAGTTCAAATCAATACTACTG CAAGGGGAGAAACAGACAGATGTGACGCTGTTGGTGGGCCCCCGCTACGGCATCAGTCACGTGATCAACACACGGACCAACCTCGTGGCCCTGTTGGCCGACTTCAGCCACGTGAACCGCATTGAGATCATCACTGAGGACGAGACCAACGTCCGGCTGGAGCTGCATGTCCTGGATGTCAGG CCCATCACACTGATCATGGAGTCCAGTGATGCCATGAACCTGGCCTGTCTAACAGCAGGATACTATCGCCTCCTAGTGGACGCAAGGAGATCTATCTTCAGCATGCCTCTCTGCAACAGCACTGGAGGGGATGACCCGA GTCAGGATCGCGTCCTGGAATGGCCGTACAGCATATCTTTGGGGGACAACGAGGAGCCCCCCCCCAGCCAGGGAGAGGTCTACAACAGGAACTCGCAGTATTCAGACAACGGGCAGAGAGAGAACAGCATTCCCTCTTACTTCCACGAGCAACAAAACCCTGACAGAGACCTCGGGACACGCAGAAGTCCGTTACCCCCTCCTCTTCCCCCCGCGACCAGACACAAACCTCAAGACTCGCCTCGGAGCGCTAAGGTGTCCTTTATCTTTGGGGGGGACCCTCCTCTGAACCGGCCCAAGAACTTAGGCTATGAAAGTCTGATGGAGAGCCCGGAGGTCCCCGAGCACAGACCCCCGTACCTGCACAACAACGTGGACTTCAGGCCTCAGGACAGGGTGCCGTTTCAGTTCAGCGGTCTGACACATGTGTACAGTAACATTATAActgaggaggggggggaggagcCGCTGCTGAGGGATCTGTTCTACCGCGACACGACGGACGACGCCGAGgatgacgacgacgacgaaGACTCCACGGGCGGGACCCCCATCGCTGAGAACTGCGGCAACCAGGGAGGAGGGTTAGGGACGGCGGCGGGGAACGCCACCTTCCTTACACTGTCTGGTTCTACCGACGACATCATCGACCTCACCTCCCTGCCCCCCCCCGAGGGAGACGACAGCGTCGACGAACCCGAGGACGACTCGCTGCTGCAGACCCTCAACCTCGCCATCGCAGCGCCCCCGCCGGGCTTTCGGGACAGCTCAGACGAGGACGGCGCCCCCGAGGCAAGGCCGCTCAGCACACGGGAAAACGACGACATCCCGGTGTCGTTAATCGATGCCGTTCCGACTCATGAGGAGGCGGAGGGGAGCAGGGGAGGGGGGAGAAGGCTGGATAATGCCGTCATGAAAACGTTACTGGCGGTGGaggctctgtctgtctctgatcAGAGGCCTCCACCGCCgccgccaccaccgcccagCAATAGCCACAATCACCCAG GAGTCTACTCATCTCGAGGCTTGAGCACCGAGTCGTCGTCCGATTCTGGAAATGAGACCAACTCCTCAGAGATGACGGAGATCTCTGAGCTGGTCGCTTCTCAGCGGCTCAACGAGAGCCACATGCGTCTCATGGTGGCCACGAGGGAGGGGTACCAACCTTTAATTGAGGAGAAAACTGATTTCCCCGTGTCACCCACCCCAGTAGGAACGATACAGAAAAGACCCCGCAGTCCAACGCGACACCTCCACCCTCCAGCAGTTCCCCCGAGGCGGAGCCCCCTATTGGACACTGCTGCATCATCGGCGCCAGACACTTTGGTGTTGAGGACCCAGAATAACCTCTCAGCCACTCTCCAGCGCCCCAGTTCAACCACACCAGGAGGCAAGCATCACAAGAAGTCTGCCGACTCCAGCGGGAAGTACAACACCTTCAGCACAAGGGAGGGGCATTGGGGTGAGGCCGGTGGGAGCCACGTCCATCTGGAAATGGACCAGCGCACTTCCTTCTGCGAGCGAGGGGAAAGTCAAAGAAGACAGAACTCTTTTTTGGGAGAAAGTTCTGCAACTGAGGGCGTTGCAATGAACAGCCTCCCCCGGGAGCAGCACAGACTCCCCCGCCCCCCCTCCGCCTCCTCCAATCGCATGTTAGATGCTGTCAACTTGGGCGACTGCGGGGCAGATAACGGAGCGGCAGCTGTCGAGCAAGACGAACATTTAGTCGTTGCTTCACTGCTGTCCCCGACCAAACGGGGATCAGACGTACAGAACGACCATCAGCCCATCTCCAGACAGCAGAGTGTAGCACGCTTGTGTGAGTACCATCTggcaaaaaggatttcaaatttGCAAGGAGAAGCCCACAGTTCACTGCAGGGGTCTCTGTGCTCCTCACTGGATGCGGGGGGCAGCACCAACAGCAGTGCCTGCGCCACCCCCACCGACTCCCCGGTCGGTGCCGGTGCCGTTGAAGCAAAACACCGGCATTCGCAAAGACACCCGCTTTCTAGTTCCTCCTCCTCACTGCTCAGGGGGCTAAACCACGAAGACAACAAACCTGGGATGTCTCGCGGGCTCTCCAGCCAGAGCGCTCAAGGAAAGGACCTCCACCCTCATGCGGATCCGGCCCTCCTACGGAAAATGCTGCCCAACATTCACCCTCCGGCTGCCGGGGCTGAACCGGGCCGGCCCTCCTCAGCCACGGCGCCTAAGCATAAAGAGACCACAGGTACTGGGAGCAAGAGACCCCACAATGATGTGCATGCTAAGCAACAGGCCTGTTTAAAGGGGCTGAACCAGAAGGAGGGCAGTGAGGCCTACAGACAACTGATTAACTATCTAACAGTCAGCCAGATGCACCAGGGAGGGAAGCTGCACAGTGCAGGCATGGGAGGGGCAGTAAAGAAGGACACCAGGCGCTTTATCACTAGTAACCCTCAGCTGGTGGAAATGGTTAAGAATAGGAGCAACACCACTGCTCGCTGCCCGTGTATGCCTTCCTCGATATCATCCCCGTTCCTCAGCCCACATGTAGTAACCCCCAACGCGAACCCCATGCAGCTGGCAAATAGAAACCCTCAGTCGTACCATTCTGCCACCCTTCCTGCCAAACTCAAGGGAAGTCTCGACATGCATGCTCAGAGACTGAATGAGAGTCTAGATTTAAGGGCAGCCGCGGCTGAGAGGAGAAGCTCCTTTTCGGGCCTGGAGAGTGAACTAGAGAGGAGTGGTATGGACCCAGAGCACTTCCTTTCACTTTATAAGAGAGAGGGCTGTATCAGTCGCGATGGGGGATTCAATACAGTTGCAAACCGTGATGGTGGGGGTACCAATAACCGCCCCCCACCTCGGTCAAGAAGCCAACCTAGTAACAGCAATGAGGAATGGTTCAGGTCAGACCCGAGGGCAAAGCATGCGGTCCGTCAGTCCCCTCATTCTCGTCCTAATGAttctctctgtttctctgcCGCCCCCAGTGTAAGTGGTCAACGGGCAGACCTCAACACCGTCTCTCTAGGAAGGGGAGACCACCCTTCAGCTTTTAGCAGGCAGATATCTACCGGCAATAGGGCTTGCATTACATCTCCAACTCCCAACCTACCTCCTCCACCACCTCCCACaccacctcctccacctcctttgTCTTCTCCCTTGCAAGCTAATGCTATCTCCAGCAACTGCACGCAGGATAACATGCCCTATTGTGTCCAGGCACGGCAGAACCACATTCAGGCCGTAAACCCGCAGACGGACCCCTTCTGCAATAACCTGCACCGGGGCCGGGAGCTCAGGCGCAGCACCAGCAACGTGAATGGCAGCTCTGGGAGCATGGAGGCTCTGTTCGATAAGCCCACACGGAGCCGGAGCCAGCAGCCGTTGTCACCATCTGTGCCCCAGCAAGGTGAGACCAAAGTCCAGCGAAGGCCCACGAGGAAGCGGCTCTCCAAGAGCTACTCCCAGGGCTCCGTGTCTTCCCACACATGCTGGTCTACCGGCAGCAGGATGGACAGCAGAAGGGCTTCTGTGGCATTTCCATTGCAGAAACACATGAAGGGCTCCCAAAAACTAGACACCAGTCCCTGGAGATGCAACGGGCCCTTTAGCTACTGCTTCTTCAAACCTaagagtgagagagaggaggatgaAATCGAGTGGGAGAGTACCAGAAGAAGCCGCGGTGGGAGCGATATTGATAATGGCGGTGCAGCTGCAGCCATGTCGCCCTACGGGGCAGCCGTGGAGCAGCTGTATGCTGGAGCTGGAGAGCAGCTGTATGGAGAGGTCCTCAATAACATGAGCTTCAGCGACCGGCTCGCACGAATCAACGCACTCAAGGaccgaatgtacggcttcccttCCGGCTTCATCGATGTCCGACGAGACGCCAGCGAGCTCATCGCTCTGGTGAGATCCAGCGTAGGTCGCTGCGATCGTGGAGCCCAGATGCCCCTCCAGGATGTTACCCAGTACAAGCATCTCCTCTCTGTGGAGTCAAAGGAATTAGGCCGGGCATGCCGCAGGATGGCGCAGGCTCACAGCAGTCCTGAGGAGATGCTGCTAGCTGTGACGTGTAGCTTCCAGGTGCTGTGCTGTCTCTGCGAGGCCTGCATGTGTCTGGTCAGGGGGCTCGGAGCTTCAGCCTCACACCAACAGAGAGAGGTCGTGGCAAAGGTGGACGAGGTTGTGATGAACTATATCTGTCTGCTCAAAGCGGCTGAGGCTGCCACCGTGGGAGCCCCAGGGGAGCACAGCGTGAAGGCCCTGGTCCGCCACTCCAGCACCATGTCGGCAATTGCTAACGCACTCACCCGCTCCCTTAAAACGCTGCTTAGCAAGTAG